From Quercus lobata isolate SW786 chromosome 1, ValleyOak3.0 Primary Assembly, whole genome shotgun sequence, one genomic window encodes:
- the LOC115989915 gene encoding pentatricopeptide repeat-containing protein At2g30100, chloroplastic, with the protein MASAFALNFSFRSSISPHRYQYFVPQFHRGFWARNCWKIMNHQQNPSSYFVVPKRVSKNRELIRSSNSVELDHYVTSDEEEEEDKSEEEDEMSEGFLEAIEELERMTREPSDILEEMNERLSAKELQLVLVYFAQEGRDSWCALEVFEWLKKENKVDKETMELMVAIMCGWVKKMIEKEHHEVGDVVDLLVDMDCVGFKPGFSMVEKVISLYWEMGMKEKVVLFVKEVLRRGFADADAHAHARDDGHKGGPTGYLAWKMMVDGNYRDAVKLVINLRESGLKPEVYSYLIAMTAVVKELNELAKALRKLKSFARAGLVAELDEENVRLIEKYQSDLLADGVRLSNWVVQEGSSSLSGVVHERLLAMYICAGRGLEAERQLWEMKLVGKEADGDLYDIVLAICASQKEVSATSRLVTRIEVANSLRKKKSLSWLLRGYVKGGHYDDAAETLIKMLDLGFHPEYLDRAAVLQGLRKGIHRSGNVETYLKLCKHLSDASLIGPALIYLYMKKYKLWIVKML; encoded by the exons ATGGCCTCTGCATTTGCATTGAATTTCTCGTTTCGTTCGTCGATTTCGCCTCATCGGTACCAGTATTTCGTTCCTCAATTTCATCGTGGTTTTTGGGCGAGAAACTGTTGGAAAATCATGAACCACCAGCAAAACCCTAGCAGCTACTTCGTAGTCCCCAAAAGAGTAAGCAAGAATCGAGAACTCATCAGGTCGTCGAATTCGGTGGAATTGGACCACTACGTGACGAGCGacgaggaggaggaggaggacaAGAGCGAAGAAGAAGACGAAATGAGCGAAGGGTTTTTGGAGGCGATAGAGGAATTGGAGAGAATGACTCGAGAGCCGTCGGATATTCTCGAGGAAATGAACGAACGGTTGTCAGCGAAGGAGTTGCAGCTAGTGCTTGTGTATTTCGCACAGGAAGGAAGGGACTCGTGGTGTGCGCTTGAAGTGTTTGAGTGGTTGAAGAAGGAGAATAAGGTGGATAAGGAAACAATGGAGCTTATGGTGGCGATAATGTGTGGTTGGGTGAAGAAGATGATTGAAAAGGAACATCATGAAGTTGGGGATGTGGTGGATTTGTTAGTCGATATGGATTGTGTCGGCTTTAAACCCGGGTTTAGTATGGTTGAGAAGGTGATTTCTTTGTATTGGGAGATGGGGATGAAGGAGAAGGTCGTTTTGTTTGTTAAAGAAGTGTTGAGGCGTGGTTTTGCTGATGCTGATGCCCATGCTCATGCTCGCGATGATGGACATAAGGGAGGACCAACTGGATATCTTGCTTGGAAGATGATG GTTGATGGTAACTACAGGGATGCagtcaagttggtgattaatcTTAGAGAATCTGGGTTGAAGCCAGAGGTCTACAGCTACCTCATTGCAATGACAGCAGTGGTTAAAGAGTTGAATGAATTAGCAAAAGCTTTACGCAAGTTGAAAAGTTTTGCAAGAGCTGGGTTGGTAGCTGAGCTTGATGAAGAAAATGTGAGGCTTATTGAGAAATATCAGTCAGATCTTCTAGCTGATGGCGTACGCTTGTCTAACTGGGTGGTTCAAGAGGGAAGCTCTTCACTTTCTGGGGTGGTTCATGAGAGGCTTCTAGCTATGTATATTTGTGCTGGTCGTGGGCTGGAAGCTGAAAGGCAGCTGTGGGAAATGAAGCTTGTAGGTAAAGAGGCTGATGGAGACCTGTATGACATTGTTTTAGCCATCTGCGCTTCCCAGAAAGAGGTCAGTGCTACATCACGGTTGGTAACTAGAATTGAAGTTGCAAACTCTTTACGCAAGAAGAAAAGCCTATCATGGTTGTTGAGAGGTTATGTTAAAGGAGGACATTACGATGATGCTGCAGAAACACTAATTAAAATGCTTGATCTAGGCTTTCATCCAGAGTATTTGGACAGGGCAGCTGTGTTGCAGGGTTTAAGAAAAGGGATCCACCGATCTGGAAATGTAGAAACTTACCTCAAGCTTTGCAAGCACCTCTCTGATGCAAGTTTGATTGGACCTGCTCTAATCTATCTTTATATGAAGAAATATAAGCTTTGGATCGTAAAAATGCTTTGA